The genomic stretch CAGGTTCTGATGGACCACTAGGTACAGATATGGTTAAAAATAAAGCGATTGCTGCACGAATTGGTTATCCTGTAATTATTAAAGCCTCTGGTGGCGGCGGTGGTCGTGGTATGCGTGTAGTACGTAGCGATGATAATCTTGAAGAAGCCATTGCTTTAACGAAAGCAGAAGCGAAAGCAGCATTCAATAATGATATGGTTTACATGGAAAAATACCTTGAAAATCCACGTCATATTGAAATCCAAGTATTAGCAGATAAATGTGGTCATGCAGTTTACTTAGCTGAACGTGATTGTTCAATGCAACGTCGTCATCAAAAAGTATTAGAAGAAGCACCAGCACCAGGTATTGATGAAGAAACTCGTCGTAATATTGGTTCTCGTTGTGCAAATGCATGCTTAGAGATTGGATATAGCGGTGCAGGTACATTTGAATTTTTATATGAAAATGGTGAATTCTATTTCATTGAAATGAATACCCGTATCCAAGTGGAACACCCAGTAACAGAAATGATTACAGGTGTTGATCTTGTTAAAGAACAACTTCGCATTGCATCAGGTTTACCATTATCTATTACACAAAACGATATTAAAGTACGTGGACACGCAATCGAATGCCGTATCAATGCGGAAGATCCAAATACCTTCTTACCATCACCAGGTAAAATTGCACACTTGCATTCACCAGGTGGTATTGGTGTGCGTTGGGATTCGCATCTTTACGGTGGTTACAGCGTACCGCCTCACTATGATTCCATGGTAGGTAAATTAATTACGCATGGTGAAACCCGTGATGTAGCGATCGCACGTATGAAAAATGCGTTAGCAGAGACAATCATTAGTGGTATTAAAACAAATATTCCACTTCAAGAAGAGATTCTTTCTGATGAGAATTTCCAAAAAGGTGGAACAAATATTCACTATTTAGAGAAAAAACTTGGATTAAACTAATAATTAATTCAGTTAATAAAATACAAAGGGGGCGTTTCAACCCCCTTTTCCCATTTTTATGAAATGACATATGAGTGTTAAAAATCCTTTAAAACAGGCGACAAAAGAAGCACGATTAGCCTTTGGGTTGACCGTATTCTATCTGTGTGGGTGGTGCTTATGCGCTTATTTTGCCCCACAACAAACAGGTTTGCTAGGGTTTCCGCTCTGGTTTGAGCTTGCCTGTTTTTATCTTCCTATCCTATTTATCATCGTAACCGCAGTTGTTATTCATTTCTTTTTTAAAGATATTGAATTAAATAATGACTGTACTGATGAATCAAAAGAATCCGAGAATCACAAATGCAACTAGCTATTTTATTACCTTTGCTGGGCTATATTGTCGTCGTATTTGCAGGGGCAATTTATGCTTATACTCAGCGTCAAAAAGGCGATTTTTTAACGGAATATTATGTAGGTAACCGTTCGATGACTGGTTTCGTACTTGCGATGACAAC from Actinobacillus delphinicola encodes the following:
- the accC gene encoding acetyl-CoA carboxylase biotin carboxylase subunit encodes the protein MIEKVVIANRGEIALRILRACKEMGIKTVAVHSTADRELKHVLLADETVCIGPAPSTKSYLNVPAIIAAAEVTGADAIHPGYGFLSENADFAEQVERSGFIFIGPSPEVIRLMGDKVSAINAMKKAGVPCVPGSDGPLGTDMVKNKAIAARIGYPVIIKASGGGGGRGMRVVRSDDNLEEAIALTKAEAKAAFNNDMVYMEKYLENPRHIEIQVLADKCGHAVYLAERDCSMQRRHQKVLEEAPAPGIDEETRRNIGSRCANACLEIGYSGAGTFEFLYENGEFYFIEMNTRIQVEHPVTEMITGVDLVKEQLRIASGLPLSITQNDIKVRGHAIECRINAEDPNTFLPSPGKIAHLHSPGGIGVRWDSHLYGGYSVPPHYDSMVGKLITHGETRDVAIARMKNALAETIISGIKTNIPLQEEILSDENFQKGGTNIHYLEKKLGLN
- a CDS encoding YhdT family protein — translated: MSVKNPLKQATKEARLAFGLTVFYLCGWCLCAYFAPQQTGLLGFPLWFELACFYLPILFIIVTAVVIHFFFKDIELNNDCTDESKESENHKCN